Proteins from one Cellulosilyticum lentocellum DSM 5427 genomic window:
- the ytvI gene encoding sporulation integral membrane protein YtvI — translation MLEDKLEVWYEKRGKKVVMILVILLIAFVIIKLNILGLFAPFIVAWLFASLLNGFVTWINKKTGLPRALGTILSMLTILSGVLGLLTFLIKKLWEQVVAIAYNLPSLTEELIMQVGQLEERFSSFFGTGKAPSAISNLDQLIEQIMDKLSSYLGSVIPVAYNAVSKVPDIVLFTVVMLVATFFMTKDYYKIKDFVKAQFSDTIVDKVVIMQKGVLSAIGGYVRTQVIMMSITFSICMVGLFIFQVSYTLLLSVIIAIVDALPVFGSGTILIPWALYNLVTGQYTLAIGLLCIYGIIFVTRQIFEPKILSTQIGVYALVTIMAVYIGYRTMGFIGLIIGPALAVILKMLQNVGALPKFKPIAKTDSRGEKVHEKHSSK, via the coding sequence ATGCTAGAGGATAAACTAGAGGTGTGGTATGAAAAAAGAGGAAAAAAAGTAGTAATGATTTTAGTTATTTTACTTATTGCTTTTGTTATTATAAAGCTTAATATACTAGGTCTTTTTGCACCTTTTATTGTAGCATGGCTATTTGCTAGTTTGCTAAATGGTTTTGTAACTTGGATTAATAAGAAGACAGGACTTCCTAGAGCTTTAGGAACGATTTTAAGTATGCTAACCATTTTAAGTGGCGTTCTGGGGCTATTAACATTTCTCATTAAGAAGCTATGGGAGCAAGTGGTAGCTATTGCATATAATTTGCCTAGTTTAACAGAAGAACTGATTATGCAAGTTGGTCAATTAGAAGAACGTTTTTCAAGTTTTTTTGGAACAGGCAAGGCACCTAGTGCTATTAGTAATTTAGACCAGCTTATTGAACAAATTATGGATAAATTAAGTAGTTACTTAGGTTCAGTCATTCCTGTGGCATATAATGCAGTGTCTAAGGTACCAGATATCGTGCTTTTTACGGTAGTTATGCTAGTGGCAACCTTCTTTATGACCAAGGATTATTATAAAATAAAAGACTTTGTTAAAGCACAATTTTCTGATACTATTGTAGATAAGGTTGTCATTATGCAAAAAGGCGTTCTTAGTGCTATTGGTGGTTATGTAAGAACACAGGTGATTATGATGAGTATTACCTTTAGTATTTGTATGGTAGGATTGTTCATTTTTCAAGTGAGCTATACACTTTTACTAAGCGTCATTATTGCAATTGTAGATGCGCTGCCAGTGTTTGGGAGTGGTACTATTTTGATTCCATGGGCACTTTATAATTTGGTTACCGGGCAATACACTTTAGCTATTGGATTACTTTGTATTTATGGTATTATTTTTGTAACAAGACAAATTTTTGAGCCAAAGATTTTATCTACACAAATAGGTGTTTACGCACTTGTAACCATTATGGCGGTTTATATTGGTTATAGAACCATGGGATTTATAGGGCTTATTATAGGGCCAGCGTTAGCGGTTATTTTAAAGATGCTGCAAAATGTTGGGGCCTTACCCAAATTTAAGCCCATAGCGAAAACAGATAGTAGGGGAGAAAAAGTTCATGAGAAGCATTCTAGTAAGTGA
- a CDS encoding fumarate hydratase, with protein sequence MRSILVSEVTAAVKKLCIEANYYLPDDIYAALKKGEEEEISPVGKDILTDICTNADIAKTEDIPICQDTGTAVVFVKIGQEVHLEGGLLTEAINEGVRQGYTEGYLRKSIVENPLYRVNTKDNTPAIIHYEIVEGENIDIMLAPKGGGSENMSKVYMLTPSQGVAGVKKAVLEAVTLAGPNACLPVVVGIGIGGNFEKCTLLAKTALTREIGSHNKDPRMAALETELLEEINKLGIGPQGLGGVVTALAVHIEDYPCHIASMPLAINMGCHVNRHKHVRL encoded by the coding sequence ATGAGAAGCATTCTAGTAAGTGAAGTAACAGCAGCAGTTAAAAAGCTTTGTATAGAAGCTAATTATTATTTGCCAGATGACATTTATGCAGCACTTAAAAAAGGTGAAGAAGAGGAAATAAGTCCGGTAGGAAAAGATATTTTAACAGATATTTGTACTAATGCAGATATTGCAAAAACAGAAGATATTCCTATTTGTCAGGATACTGGAACAGCAGTTGTTTTTGTTAAAATTGGGCAAGAAGTACACCTTGAAGGGGGCTTATTAACAGAAGCCATTAACGAAGGTGTTAGACAAGGCTATACAGAAGGCTATCTTAGAAAGTCAATTGTAGAAAATCCACTTTATCGTGTTAATACAAAGGATAACACACCAGCTATTATTCATTATGAAATAGTAGAGGGAGAAAATATTGATATTATGCTAGCACCAAAGGGGGGTGGTAGTGAGAATATGAGTAAGGTATATATGTTAACACCATCACAGGGAGTAGCAGGTGTGAAAAAAGCTGTCCTAGAGGCAGTTACTTTAGCAGGCCCCAATGCGTGCTTGCCCGTAGTTGTAGGGATTGGGATTGGTGGTAACTTTGAAAAGTGTACTTTACTGGCGAAAACAGCACTTACAAGAGAAATTGGCAGTCATAATAAAGACCCACGTATGGCAGCATTAGAAACAGAATTACTAGAAGAAATTAATAAACTAGGTATTGGACCACAAGGATTAGGTGGCGTCGTAACAGCTTTAGCTGTACATATTGAAGATTATCCTTGTCATATTGCCTCTATGCCATTAGCTATTAATATGGGCTGTCATGTCAATAGACATAAACATGTGAGATTATAG
- a CDS encoding Fe-S-containing hydro-lyase yields the protein MSKIVNVPITKEKARSLVAGEKLLLNGTIYTARDAAHKRIIEEHEAGKPFPMDMKDVAIYYAGPAPAKPGQVIGSCGPTTSGRMDAYAPTFMAWGETLMIGKGLRNEAVIEAMKKEGAVYVTAIGGAGALISKCVKQMTCIAYEDLGAEAIYKLEVEHLPVIVTIDSKGDNLYETGKTKYCK from the coding sequence ATGAGTAAAATAGTAAATGTACCTATTACAAAAGAGAAAGCAAGAAGTTTAGTAGCAGGAGAAAAATTACTTTTAAACGGAACTATTTATACAGCTAGAGATGCGGCGCATAAACGTATAATTGAAGAACATGAGGCAGGTAAACCTTTCCCAATGGATATGAAAGATGTAGCCATTTATTATGCTGGTCCAGCACCTGCTAAACCAGGTCAAGTAATAGGAAGCTGTGGTCCTACAACTAGTGGGCGTATGGATGCGTATGCACCTACTTTTATGGCATGGGGAGAAACCCTGATGATTGGTAAAGGCCTTAGAAATGAAGCTGTTATTGAAGCAATGAAGAAAGAAGGTGCTGTTTATGTAACAGCTATAGGTGGTGCTGGTGCACTCATTTCAAAATGTGTGAAGCAAATGACTTGTATTGCCTATGAAGATTTAGGGGCAGAAGCTATTTACAAGCTTGAAGTAGAGCATTTACCCGTTATTGTAACCATTGATAGTAAGGGAGATAATTTATATGAAACAGGAAAGACCAAGTACTGTAAATAG
- the sppA gene encoding signal peptide peptidase SppA codes for MEKNRYKKRISGPVVGISIIIGIIVFVNIWGAVISGLTGTESKMPRVGNVIDTIYVQGTIAEGEMNYNHAWTINRINELMYDKQNKGIFLYVNSPGGGIYESDELYLKLKEYKEVTERPVYAYMAQTAASGGLYVCMAADKIYANRMTMTGSIGVIMSMTDTTGLQELLGIKTENIVSGENKAMGNPLTDEQRQILQTMIDESYNIFVDVVAENRSLTEAKVKELADGRVYSALQAKDLGLIDEVGSVEDAMHAMMSENQLESCGWYSEDAPTVGLLDMLLGAKTESKDLLSQFSEIQKYIEVNKTPRLMYYYGN; via the coding sequence GTGGAAAAAAACAGATATAAAAAAAGAATAAGTGGGCCAGTAGTGGGCATTAGCATTATCATTGGTATTATTGTATTTGTTAACATTTGGGGGGCAGTTATTAGTGGTCTAACAGGAACAGAAAGTAAAATGCCTAGAGTAGGTAATGTCATTGATACCATTTATGTACAAGGAACGATTGCAGAGGGTGAAATGAATTATAATCATGCTTGGACGATTAATCGTATTAATGAGCTAATGTATGATAAACAAAATAAAGGGATTTTCTTATATGTTAATTCGCCAGGTGGTGGCATTTATGAATCGGATGAACTTTACTTAAAGCTTAAAGAATATAAGGAAGTTACCGAAAGACCTGTTTATGCTTACATGGCACAAACAGCGGCTTCTGGTGGTTTATATGTTTGTATGGCGGCAGATAAAATTTATGCCAATCGTATGACAATGACAGGATCTATAGGTGTTATTATGTCAATGACAGATACCACTGGCTTGCAAGAATTATTAGGCATTAAAACTGAAAATATTGTTTCAGGTGAGAATAAAGCCATGGGTAATCCTTTAACAGATGAACAAAGACAAATTCTTCAAACGATGATTGATGAAAGTTATAACATTTTTGTAGATGTGGTGGCAGAAAATAGAAGTCTGACCGAAGCGAAAGTAAAAGAATTGGCTGATGGTAGAGTGTATTCTGCATTACAGGCAAAGGATTTAGGATTAATTGATGAAGTAGGTTCGGTAGAAGATGCCATGCATGCCATGATGAGTGAAAATCAGCTAGAAAGTTGTGGTTGGTATAGCGAAGATGCACCTACTGTGGGGTTATTAGATATGCTTTTAGGTGCTAAGACGGAAAGTAAAGATTTACTAAGCCAATTTAGTGAGATACAAAAGTATATTGAAGTGAATAAAACGCCAAGGTTAATGTATTATTACGGGAATTAA
- a CDS encoding phenylacetate--CoA ligase family protein, with protein MGYWQKEETMSLDEKKVLQGERLIQTVESVYKNVPFYKKKMQDMGIEPGDIKSIDDLSKLPFTTKQDLRDNYPYGLFAVPMEEVVRIHASSGTTGRPTVVGYTKNDIDMWADMVARCFTAYGVTKKDIVQVAYGYGLFTGGLGAHYGGEHLGATVVPISGGNTKKQIQLIEEFGSTVLACTPSYALYIGESMRNMGIDPRSTNLRVGIFGAEPWTEEMRAEIEDLLGIQAMNIYGLSEIMGPGVAFDCEEKNGLHVNEDHFVPEIIHPDTLEGQPYGKEGELVFTCVTKEALPLLRYRTRDLTSLQGGTCSCGRTLVRMGRITGRSDDMLIIRGVNVFPSQIESVILKVAEVAPHYVLIVERINNLDTLEVWVEAKEGLFTDAIKSLEKVEKHITSELFSLLGLHVKVKLVEPKTIERSEGKAKRIIDKRKK; from the coding sequence ATGGGTTATTGGCAGAAAGAAGAAACAATGAGTTTAGATGAAAAAAAGGTACTACAAGGGGAAAGGCTTATTCAAACTGTAGAAAGTGTATATAAAAACGTACCTTTTTATAAGAAAAAAATGCAAGACATGGGTATCGAGCCTGGTGATATAAAAAGTATAGATGATCTTAGCAAACTTCCTTTTACAACCAAGCAAGATTTAAGGGATAATTATCCTTATGGTTTATTTGCAGTGCCCATGGAAGAAGTTGTTCGTATTCATGCCTCATCAGGTACCACAGGAAGACCAACAGTAGTAGGTTATACTAAAAATGATATAGACATGTGGGCAGATATGGTAGCAAGATGTTTTACTGCTTATGGTGTAACAAAAAAGGATATCGTGCAAGTGGCTTATGGCTATGGCCTCTTCACAGGTGGTCTAGGTGCTCATTATGGTGGCGAGCATTTAGGCGCAACAGTTGTTCCTATTTCAGGTGGTAATACAAAAAAACAAATTCAATTGATTGAGGAATTTGGAAGCACTGTTTTAGCTTGCACACCATCTTATGCTTTATACATAGGAGAAAGTATGCGTAATATGGGGATTGACCCTAGAAGCACCAATTTACGTGTAGGTATATTTGGGGCAGAGCCTTGGACAGAAGAGATGCGAGCAGAAATTGAAGATTTGCTAGGTATACAAGCTATGAATATTTATGGACTGAGTGAAATCATGGGGCCTGGTGTAGCATTTGACTGTGAGGAAAAGAATGGCCTTCATGTCAATGAAGATCATTTTGTACCTGAAATTATTCATCCAGACACTTTAGAAGGACAACCTTATGGCAAAGAAGGAGAATTAGTATTTACTTGTGTGACTAAAGAGGCATTACCACTTCTTCGTTATAGAACAAGAGATTTAACAAGTTTGCAAGGTGGTACTTGTAGCTGTGGTAGAACTTTAGTACGTATGGGCAGAATCACAGGGCGTAGTGATGATATGCTAATTATTAGAGGCGTTAATGTATTCCCCTCTCAAATTGAAAGTGTTATTCTAAAAGTAGCAGAGGTAGCACCTCATTATGTTCTTATCGTAGAGCGTATTAATAACCTGGATACTTTAGAGGTATGGGTAGAAGCTAAGGAAGGGTTATTTACAGATGCCATTAAATCTCTAGAAAAAGTAGAAAAACATATCACAAGTGAATTATTTAGCTTATTAGGACTTCATGTAAAAGTCAAGCTAGTTGAACCAAAAACAATTGAACGTAGCGAAGGAAAAGCCAAACGTATTATTGATAAAAGAAAAAAATAG
- a CDS encoding phenylacetate--CoA ligase family protein, whose amino-acid sequence MIWQKEECLSRDEMNQLQSERLIATVERVYENVPFYKKKMDDMGLEVGDIRGIEDLSKLPFTTKQDLRDHYPYGLFAVPMKRVVRVHASSGTTGRPTVVGYTKNDLDIWANCIARFYTAMGVTDEDIIQNALGYGFFTGGLGFHYGAEKLGATIVPISTGNSKKQIQIMQEFESNVLICTPSYALYLAETIKGMGLDPREMGIKAAPLGAEPWSYEMRNQIEAEWGMKAHDSYGLSEVIGPGVAFECGMQQHLHINEDHFVPEIVDRNTLEPLEPGKKGELVFTCITKEALPLLRYRTKDISSLVTEPCACGRTTVRMTKCDGRTDDMLIIRGVNVFPSQIESVLLKLGQTAPHYVLIVDRTNNLDTLEVWVEGKEDVTFVDGMRYMKEIERRITEEIKSVLGLQVKVKLVEPKTIERSEGKAKRIIDKRPK is encoded by the coding sequence GTGATATGGCAGAAAGAGGAGTGTTTATCTAGAGACGAAATGAACCAGTTACAAAGTGAAAGATTAATTGCAACAGTTGAACGTGTCTATGAGAATGTGCCTTTTTATAAGAAGAAAATGGATGACATGGGGCTAGAAGTAGGAGATATTAGAGGCATAGAAGATTTATCTAAATTACCTTTTACAACTAAGCAAGATTTAAGGGATCATTATCCATATGGATTATTTGCAGTTCCTATGAAACGAGTAGTTAGAGTTCATGCTTCTTCAGGAACTACAGGTAGACCTACTGTAGTAGGTTATACCAAGAACGACCTAGACATATGGGCTAATTGTATCGCACGTTTTTATACAGCTATGGGGGTAACAGATGAAGATATTATTCAAAATGCCTTAGGTTATGGCTTCTTTACTGGTGGCCTAGGATTCCACTATGGTGCTGAAAAACTAGGGGCAACTATTGTCCCTATCTCTACAGGTAACTCTAAAAAGCAAATTCAAATCATGCAGGAATTTGAAAGTAACGTTTTGATTTGTACACCATCCTATGCCTTATACCTAGCTGAAACCATTAAGGGAATGGGACTTGATCCAAGAGAAATGGGGATTAAAGCAGCACCATTAGGAGCTGAGCCTTGGAGCTATGAAATGCGAAATCAAATTGAAGCTGAGTGGGGAATGAAGGCACATGATAGCTATGGTTTAAGTGAGGTCATTGGGCCGGGTGTAGCTTTTGAGTGTGGTATGCAACAACATTTACATATTAATGAAGATCACTTTGTACCTGAAATTGTAGACAGAAATACACTAGAGCCTCTTGAACCAGGAAAAAAAGGTGAATTAGTATTTACTTGTATTACTAAAGAAGCACTTCCACTTCTTCGCTATCGAACCAAGGATATTTCTAGTTTAGTGACTGAACCTTGTGCTTGTGGTAGGACAACCGTGCGTATGACTAAGTGTGATGGACGTACTGACGATATGCTAATTATTAGAGGGGTTAATGTATTCCCATCACAGATAGAAAGTGTTCTGCTTAAATTAGGTCAGACAGCACCACACTACGTTCTTATTGTAGATCGTACGAATAACCTAGATACCCTTGAAGTATGGGTTGAAGGTAAGGAAGATGTTACATTCGTTGATGGCATGCGTTATATGAAGGAAATCGAACGGAGAATTACAGAAGAAATTAAAAGTGTTTTAGGACTTCAAGTTAAGGTGAAATTAGTGGAACCTAAGACGATTGAACGTAGCGAAGGAAAAGCAAAGCGTATCATCGATAAGCGTCCTAAATAG
- a CDS encoding amino acid-binding protein: MIIEQLSVFIENKSGRLYEVMAILGDNDINVSALSIADTSDYGIVRLIVSDPHKALILLKEQAFSVQITPVICCKVPNKPGGLKKMLAYLSEDNISIEYMYAFSIGSDASIILRTESCEKTIESLCSHQMEMMKACDIYQI; this comes from the coding sequence ATGATTATTGAACAATTATCTGTATTTATTGAGAACAAATCAGGCAGACTTTATGAGGTTATGGCTATTCTAGGAGACAACGATATTAATGTGTCAGCATTATCAATTGCAGATACATCTGACTATGGCATTGTAAGACTTATTGTAAGTGATCCTCACAAAGCTTTAATCTTATTAAAAGAACAAGCTTTTTCTGTACAAATCACACCTGTTATATGTTGTAAGGTTCCTAATAAGCCAGGGGGATTAAAGAAAATGCTAGCTTACCTTTCAGAAGATAATATTAGCATTGAATATATGTATGCTTTCTCAATAGGAAGTGATGCTTCTATTATCTTAAGAACGGAAAGTTGTGAAAAAACAATAGAAAGTCTTTGTAGTCATCAAATGGAAATGATGAAAGCTTGCGATATTTATCAAATTTAG
- a CDS encoding nucleotidyltransferase substrate-binding family protein, with the protein METTFCREGKSLSYAELTQMLGNMIEKNILGELDQEALEKFYLRLFETTYAKIRDYLELKNYKVVNYRQGLLTASQVKLITKPEVWYEALERKNLIDQGKTTDHLRRFIIDTYYEEMRVLLSVLGEK; encoded by the coding sequence ATGGAAACAACATTTTGTAGAGAAGGTAAATCATTAAGCTATGCAGAATTAACACAAATGTTAGGAAACATGATAGAAAAAAATATTTTAGGTGAATTGGACCAAGAAGCCTTAGAAAAATTTTATTTAAGACTTTTTGAAACTACTTATGCTAAAATAAGAGACTATTTAGAATTAAAAAATTATAAGGTTGTAAATTATAGGCAGGGATTACTAACGGCATCACAAGTTAAACTTATAACAAAGCCAGAGGTATGGTATGAGGCTTTAGAAAGAAAGAATCTCATTGATCAAGGAAAAACAACAGACCATTTAAGGCGTTTTATCATTGATACTTACTATGAAGAAATGAGAGTTCTATTAAGTGTATTAGGTGAGAAATAA
- a CDS encoding DUF4878 domain-containing protein yields MKKKYLLIFILLIFCLTSCSKQETEKPGETVVNFLNALQQQNYASAKAYYSENLDNLPNFKNKIEAISPAVANELFNKLADFSYTIKKVEIDPNDKNKASVTVSLQCYDLGSAFQNIILDYLKTDLEMTFDGAKDEEIIQKAEETILADISKSEKTFRQAIMIALTKEDDVWKLDKISENRELLNALSGNIINTIEEINNDINTIK; encoded by the coding sequence ATGAAAAAGAAATACTTGCTTATTTTTATTCTGCTCATATTTTGTTTAACAAGTTGTTCCAAACAAGAAACTGAGAAGCCTGGTGAAACAGTTGTTAATTTTCTTAATGCGCTTCAGCAGCAAAATTATGCTAGTGCTAAAGCTTACTATAGTGAGAATCTAGATAACTTACCTAACTTTAAAAACAAAATAGAAGCTATTTCTCCCGCAGTAGCAAATGAACTCTTTAATAAACTAGCTGACTTTAGTTATACCATTAAAAAAGTAGAAATTGATCCTAATGACAAAAACAAAGCTAGTGTAACTGTTAGTTTACAATGCTATGATTTAGGTAGTGCTTTTCAAAACATTATTTTAGACTATCTCAAAACGGATTTAGAAATGACTTTTGATGGTGCCAAAGATGAGGAAATTATACAAAAAGCTGAAGAGACAATCTTGGCTGACATTTCAAAGAGTGAAAAAACCTTTCGCCAAGCAATTATGATTGCTTTAACTAAAGAAGATGATGTTTGGAAGTTAGATAAGATTAGTGAAAATCGAGAATTGCTTAACGCACTGTCTGGTAATATTATTAATACTATTGAAGAAATTAATAATGACATCAATACTATCAAATAA